In Citrus sinensis cultivar Valencia sweet orange chromosome 4, DVS_A1.0, whole genome shotgun sequence, one DNA window encodes the following:
- the LOC102626004 gene encoding protein DETOXIFICATION 21-like isoform X1, translating to MKPMVSTTPATGILLTAEHWKMAKYKSINIERKAFFLEVRMVGEIKEKLLGNTEENDVDGQVKFRQKLWVESKKLWIVAAPAIFTRFSSFGLNVVSQAFIGHIGATQLAAYSLVFTVLLRFANGILLGMASALETLCGQAFGAKQYHMLGIYLQRSWIVLTICAILLLPLFFFTTPILVALGQEENIAEVAGTISFMLIPVLFAFIISFTCQMYLQAQSRNMIISYLAACSFLLHLFLSWLFTMKLNFGLPGALGSTILAYWIPNLGQLLFVICGGCPQTWTGFSFAAFKDLWPVVKLSLSSGAMLCLELWYNTVLVLLTGNMKNAEVAIDALAICININGLEMMISLGFLAAVGVRVSNELGRGSANATKFAIKVAVSTSFLIGCALFIIFLFLRGRVAYIFTDNQDVIDTVADLSPLLSFSILLNSVQPVLSGVAVGAGWQSIVAYVNIACYYLIGIPIGVVLGYLTHLEVKGVWTGMLIGTFVQTVVLIIITLKTDWDKQVMKARERVNKWFIPESPEQSPNEQADFTA from the exons ATGAAACCAATGGTTTCAACTACCCCTGCAACTGGGATCCTGCTGACTGCTGAGCATTGGAAAATGGCAAAATACAAAAGCATTAACAT TGAAAGAAAAGCTTTTTTTCTGGAGGTGAGAATGGTGGGAGAGATCAAAGAGAAGCTATTAGGAAACACGGAGGAAAATGATGTTGATGGGCAAGTGAAATTCAGGCAAAAGCTGTGGGTGGAATCCAAAAAGTTATGGATTGTAGCAGCTCCCGCTATTTTCacaagattttcttcatttgGGCTCAACGTAGTTAGTCAGGCATTTATTGGGCACATTGGCGCGACCCAACTAGCTGCCTACTCACTTGTGTTTACTGTTCTCTTGAGGTTTGCAAATGGCATCCTG TTGGGCATGGCTAGTGCATTAGAGACGCTCTGTGGGCAAGCTTTTGGGGCGAAACAATACCACATGCTAGGAATATATCTTCAAAGATCATGGATAGTCTTAACCATTTGTGCTATCCTTCTCTTACCTCTGTTCTTCTTCACTACACCAATTTTGGTGGCTTTGGgccaagaagaaaatattgctGAAGTTGCAGGAACTATTTCTTTCATGCTAATCCCTGTGTTGTTCGCCTTCATCATATCCTTTACCTGCCAAATGTACCTACAAGCCCAGAGCAGAAACATGATTATCTCCTACTTGGCGGCATGTTCATTTTTGCTTCATCTCTTTCTTTCGTGGCTTTTTAccatgaaattgaattttggaCTCCCTGGAGCATTGGGATCAACAATTCTGGCATACTGGATTCCAAACTTGGGTCAACTTCTGTTTGTTATATGTGGAGGGTGCCCTCAAACATGGACGGGTTTCTCATTTGCCGCTTTCAAGGATCTCTGGCCTGTAGTAAAACTTTCCTTGTCGTCTGGTGCCATGCTATG TCTCGAGCTCTGGTACAACACAGTCTTGGTTCTTTTAACAGGAAACATGAAAAATGCTGAGGTTGCCATTGATGCTCTTGCGATATG CATCAACATCAATGGGCTAGAAATGATGATCTCGCTTGGTTTCTTGGCTGCAGTAGG TGTTAGGGTGTCAAATGAGCTTGGCCGAGGAAGCGCAAATGCTACGAAATTTGCTATTAAGGTGGCAGTTTCCACATCCTTTTTGATTGGATGTGCactctttatcattttcctctTCCTCAGAGGACGCGTAGCATACATTTTCACCGACAATCAAGATGTGATTGACACAGTTGCAGATCTATCACCACTACTCTCTTTCTCTATACTTTTGAACAGTGTGCAGCCAGTGCTCTCCG GAGTTGCTGTCGGGGCTGGATGGCAGAGTATCGTAGCATATGTTAACATCGCTTGCTACTACCTGATTGGGATTCCTATCGGAGTCGTGCTTGGTTATTTAACCCATTTGGAAGTCAAA GGTGTTTGGACCGGAATGTTGATTGGAACTTTTGTTCAAACTGTAGTTCTTATCATCATCACTTTGAAAACGGACTGGGACAAACAG GTGATGAAGGCTCGCGAACGCGTGAACAAGTGGTTCATTCCCGAATCACCGGAACAATCGCCTAACGAACAAGCAGATTTCACAGCTTGA
- the LOC102615021 gene encoding protein DETOXIFICATION 24-like, translating into MDNGLEERERLLGFEEQERNDLKQRIWKEMKLTWRIAFPSILSRIASFGQILVTQSFLGHVGEIELASFALVQSIFLRFVNGILLGMSSATETLCGQAFGAGHYHMMGIYLQRSWLVDCVTATIMLPVFIFGTPIMNLLGQQKDIAETGGVISLWLIPFVYNFVFSLTIQMFLQAQLKNMIIGWLSTASFLLHVLMSWIFVSELDLGIAGAMGSLNISAWLNIIGLFVYIFCGWCPDTWKGFTNAAFTDILPVIKLSISSGVMICLELWYNSILVLLAGYMKNATVAISAFSICLNISAFQLMICLGFLGASCVRVSNELGRGNAKATKFSIKVILTISACLGVICWILCLIFGRQISYLFTTSEEIAEEVSKLSVLLSFSVLLNSVQPVLSGVAVGAGMQSTVAFVNLGSYYFVGVPTGVLLAYVANLGVTGLWIGLLGGIVIQTIILSFIIWRTNWDDQVNKASQRLNKWLLKPSEESDRSPPNM; encoded by the exons ATGGACAACGGATTGGAAGAGCGAGAGAGGCTTCTGGGATTCGAGGAACAGGAGAGGAATGATCTGAAACAGAGGATTTGGAAGGAAATGAAGCTGACGTGGAGGATTGCATTTCCTTCTATACTTTCCAGGATTGCTTCATTTGGACAAATTTTGGTGACACAGAGTTTTCTTGGACATGTTGGGGAAATTGAACTCGCGTCATTTGCACTCGTTCAAAGCATCTTTTTGCGCTTTGTTAACGGAATACTG CTGGGAATGTCAAGTGCAACAGAGACATTATGTGGACAAGCATTTGGAGCAGGGCATTATCATATGATGGGAATTTACTTGCAACGATCGTGGCTAGTTGATTGTGTAACTGCTACAATAATGCTCCCCGTCTTCATCTTTGGAACACCGATCATGAATCTGCTTGGCCAGCAAAAGGATATAGCAGAAACAGGGGGGGTGATTTCTCTGTGGTTGATTCCCTTTGTTTATAACTTCGTCTTCTCCTTGACAATCCAAATGTTCTTACAAGCACAGCTCAAGAACATGATTATCGGGTGGCTATCTACTGCTTCTTTCCTGCTTCACGTGCTTATGTCCTGGATCTTTGTGAGTGAACTTGACTTAGGTATTGCTGGTGCAATGGGCTCATTAAACATTTCTGCTTGGCTAAATATCATTGGATTGTTTGTTTACATCTTCTGTGGTTGGTGCCCTGATACTTGGAAAGGTTTCACCAACGCTGCCTTTACTGACATTCTTCCTGTAATAAAGCTGTCGATATCCTCCGGGGTCATGATATG CTTGGAGCTCTGGTACAATTCCATTCTAGTCTTATTGGCTGGGTACATGAAAAATGCAACCGTTGCCATATCTGCTTTCTCTATTTG CCTCAATATCAGTGCATTTCAATTAATGATCTGCCTTGGCTTCCTTGGTGCCTCATG CGTGCGGGTGTCGAATGAACTCGGGAGAGGAAATGCGAAAGCCAcaaaattttccattaaagTCATACTCACTATTTCAGCCTGTCTTGGAGTGATCTGTTGGATTTTATGTTTAATCTTTGGCCGTCAGATTTCATACCTGTTTACAACTAGTGAGGAAATTGCAGAAGAAGTATCGAAACTATCTGTTCTGCTCTCTTTCTCCGTTTTGCTTAACAGCGTTCAGCCAGTACTCTCAG GGGTAGCTGTAGGTGCTGGAATGCAAAGCACGGTTGCATTTGTTAACTTGGGAAGCTATTACTTTGTTGGAGTTCCTACAGGAGTTTTGCTTGCATATGTGGCCAATCTCGGAGTTACG GGTTTATGGATTGGATTGTTGGGTGGAATTGTTATTCAAACCATTATTCTTTCCTTCATCATATGGAGGACCAATTGGGATGATCAG GTGAACAAGGCATCCCAACGTCTCAACAAATGGTTGCTGAAACCATCTGAAGAATCTGATCGAAGCCCTCCAAATATGTAG
- the LOC102626004 gene encoding protein DETOXIFICATION 21-like isoform X5, which yields MSSERKAFFLEVRMVGEIKEKLLGNTEENDVDGQVKFRQKLWVESKKLWIVAAPAIFTRFSSFGLNVVSQAFIGHIGATQLAAYSLVFTVLLRFANGILLGMASALETLCGQAFGAKQYHMLGIYLQRSWIVLTICAILLLPLFFFTTPILVALGQEENIAEVAGTISFMLIPVLFAFIISFTCQMYLQAQSRNMIISYLAACSFLLHLFLSWLFTMKLNFGLPGALGSTILAYWIPNLGQLLFVICGGCPQTWTGFSFAAFKDLWPVVKLSLSSGAMLCLELWYNTVLVLLTGNMKNAEVAIDALAICININGLEMMISLGFLAAVGVRVSNELGRGSANATKFAIKVAVSTSFLIGCALFIIFLFLRGRVAYIFTDNQDVIDTVADLSPLLSFSILLNSVQPVLSGVAVGAGWQSIVAYVNIACYYLIGIPIGVVLGYLTHLEVKGVWTGMLIGTFVQTVVLIIITLKTDWDKQVMKARERVNKWFIPESPEQSPNEQADFTA from the exons ATGTCTAG TGAAAGAAAAGCTTTTTTTCTGGAGGTGAGAATGGTGGGAGAGATCAAAGAGAAGCTATTAGGAAACACGGAGGAAAATGATGTTGATGGGCAAGTGAAATTCAGGCAAAAGCTGTGGGTGGAATCCAAAAAGTTATGGATTGTAGCAGCTCCCGCTATTTTCacaagattttcttcatttgGGCTCAACGTAGTTAGTCAGGCATTTATTGGGCACATTGGCGCGACCCAACTAGCTGCCTACTCACTTGTGTTTACTGTTCTCTTGAGGTTTGCAAATGGCATCCTG TTGGGCATGGCTAGTGCATTAGAGACGCTCTGTGGGCAAGCTTTTGGGGCGAAACAATACCACATGCTAGGAATATATCTTCAAAGATCATGGATAGTCTTAACCATTTGTGCTATCCTTCTCTTACCTCTGTTCTTCTTCACTACACCAATTTTGGTGGCTTTGGgccaagaagaaaatattgctGAAGTTGCAGGAACTATTTCTTTCATGCTAATCCCTGTGTTGTTCGCCTTCATCATATCCTTTACCTGCCAAATGTACCTACAAGCCCAGAGCAGAAACATGATTATCTCCTACTTGGCGGCATGTTCATTTTTGCTTCATCTCTTTCTTTCGTGGCTTTTTAccatgaaattgaattttggaCTCCCTGGAGCATTGGGATCAACAATTCTGGCATACTGGATTCCAAACTTGGGTCAACTTCTGTTTGTTATATGTGGAGGGTGCCCTCAAACATGGACGGGTTTCTCATTTGCCGCTTTCAAGGATCTCTGGCCTGTAGTAAAACTTTCCTTGTCGTCTGGTGCCATGCTATG TCTCGAGCTCTGGTACAACACAGTCTTGGTTCTTTTAACAGGAAACATGAAAAATGCTGAGGTTGCCATTGATGCTCTTGCGATATG CATCAACATCAATGGGCTAGAAATGATGATCTCGCTTGGTTTCTTGGCTGCAGTAGG TGTTAGGGTGTCAAATGAGCTTGGCCGAGGAAGCGCAAATGCTACGAAATTTGCTATTAAGGTGGCAGTTTCCACATCCTTTTTGATTGGATGTGCactctttatcattttcctctTCCTCAGAGGACGCGTAGCATACATTTTCACCGACAATCAAGATGTGATTGACACAGTTGCAGATCTATCACCACTACTCTCTTTCTCTATACTTTTGAACAGTGTGCAGCCAGTGCTCTCCG GAGTTGCTGTCGGGGCTGGATGGCAGAGTATCGTAGCATATGTTAACATCGCTTGCTACTACCTGATTGGGATTCCTATCGGAGTCGTGCTTGGTTATTTAACCCATTTGGAAGTCAAA GGTGTTTGGACCGGAATGTTGATTGGAACTTTTGTTCAAACTGTAGTTCTTATCATCATCACTTTGAAAACGGACTGGGACAAACAG GTGATGAAGGCTCGCGAACGCGTGAACAAGTGGTTCATTCCCGAATCACCGGAACAATCGCCTAACGAACAAGCAGATTTCACAGCTTGA
- the LOC102626004 gene encoding protein DETOXIFICATION 21-like isoform X7 — protein MKPMVSTTPATGILLTAEHWKMAKYKSINIERKAFFLEVRMVGEIKEKLLGNTEENDVDGQVKFRQKLWVESKKLWIVAAPAIFTRFSSFGLNVVSQAFIGHIGATQLAAYSLVFTVLLRFANGILLGMASALETLCGQAFGAKQYHMLGIYLQRSWIVLTICAILLLPLFFFTTPILVALGQEENIAEVAGTISFMLIPVLFAFIISFTCQMYLQAQSRNMIISYLAACSFLLHLFLSWLFTMKLNFGLPGALGSTILAYWIPNLGQLLFVICGGCPQTWTGFSFAAFKDLWPVVKLSLSSGAMLCLELWYNTVLVLLTGNMKNAEVAIDALAICININGLEMMISLGFLAAVGVRVSNELGRGSANATKFAIKVAVSTSFLIGCALFIIFLFLRGRVAYIFTDNQDVIDTVADLSPLLSFSILLNSVQPVLSGVAVGAGWQSIVAYVNIACYYLGSILIWLKSSYPNSLVLKARI, from the exons ATGAAACCAATGGTTTCAACTACCCCTGCAACTGGGATCCTGCTGACTGCTGAGCATTGGAAAATGGCAAAATACAAAAGCATTAACAT TGAAAGAAAAGCTTTTTTTCTGGAGGTGAGAATGGTGGGAGAGATCAAAGAGAAGCTATTAGGAAACACGGAGGAAAATGATGTTGATGGGCAAGTGAAATTCAGGCAAAAGCTGTGGGTGGAATCCAAAAAGTTATGGATTGTAGCAGCTCCCGCTATTTTCacaagattttcttcatttgGGCTCAACGTAGTTAGTCAGGCATTTATTGGGCACATTGGCGCGACCCAACTAGCTGCCTACTCACTTGTGTTTACTGTTCTCTTGAGGTTTGCAAATGGCATCCTG TTGGGCATGGCTAGTGCATTAGAGACGCTCTGTGGGCAAGCTTTTGGGGCGAAACAATACCACATGCTAGGAATATATCTTCAAAGATCATGGATAGTCTTAACCATTTGTGCTATCCTTCTCTTACCTCTGTTCTTCTTCACTACACCAATTTTGGTGGCTTTGGgccaagaagaaaatattgctGAAGTTGCAGGAACTATTTCTTTCATGCTAATCCCTGTGTTGTTCGCCTTCATCATATCCTTTACCTGCCAAATGTACCTACAAGCCCAGAGCAGAAACATGATTATCTCCTACTTGGCGGCATGTTCATTTTTGCTTCATCTCTTTCTTTCGTGGCTTTTTAccatgaaattgaattttggaCTCCCTGGAGCATTGGGATCAACAATTCTGGCATACTGGATTCCAAACTTGGGTCAACTTCTGTTTGTTATATGTGGAGGGTGCCCTCAAACATGGACGGGTTTCTCATTTGCCGCTTTCAAGGATCTCTGGCCTGTAGTAAAACTTTCCTTGTCGTCTGGTGCCATGCTATG TCTCGAGCTCTGGTACAACACAGTCTTGGTTCTTTTAACAGGAAACATGAAAAATGCTGAGGTTGCCATTGATGCTCTTGCGATATG CATCAACATCAATGGGCTAGAAATGATGATCTCGCTTGGTTTCTTGGCTGCAGTAGG TGTTAGGGTGTCAAATGAGCTTGGCCGAGGAAGCGCAAATGCTACGAAATTTGCTATTAAGGTGGCAGTTTCCACATCCTTTTTGATTGGATGTGCactctttatcattttcctctTCCTCAGAGGACGCGTAGCATACATTTTCACCGACAATCAAGATGTGATTGACACAGTTGCAGATCTATCACCACTACTCTCTTTCTCTATACTTTTGAACAGTGTGCAGCCAGTGCTCTCCG
- the LOC102626004 gene encoding protein DETOXIFICATION 21-like isoform X6, with the protein MVGEIKEKLLGNTEENDVDGQVKFRQKLWVESKKLWIVAAPAIFTRFSSFGLNVVSQAFIGHIGATQLAAYSLVFTVLLRFANGILLGMASALETLCGQAFGAKQYHMLGIYLQRSWIVLTICAILLLPLFFFTTPILVALGQEENIAEVAGTISFMLIPVLFAFIISFTCQMYLQAQSRNMIISYLAACSFLLHLFLSWLFTMKLNFGLPGALGSTILAYWIPNLGQLLFVICGGCPQTWTGFSFAAFKDLWPVVKLSLSSGAMLCLELWYNTVLVLLTGNMKNAEVAIDALAICININGLEMMISLGFLAAVGVRVSNELGRGSANATKFAIKVAVSTSFLIGCALFIIFLFLRGRVAYIFTDNQDVIDTVADLSPLLSFSILLNSVQPVLSGVAVGAGWQSIVAYVNIACYYLIGIPIGVVLGYLTHLEVKGVWTGMLIGTFVQTVVLIIITLKTDWDKQVMKARERVNKWFIPESPEQSPNEQADFTA; encoded by the exons ATGGTGGGAGAGATCAAAGAGAAGCTATTAGGAAACACGGAGGAAAATGATGTTGATGGGCAAGTGAAATTCAGGCAAAAGCTGTGGGTGGAATCCAAAAAGTTATGGATTGTAGCAGCTCCCGCTATTTTCacaagattttcttcatttgGGCTCAACGTAGTTAGTCAGGCATTTATTGGGCACATTGGCGCGACCCAACTAGCTGCCTACTCACTTGTGTTTACTGTTCTCTTGAGGTTTGCAAATGGCATCCTG TTGGGCATGGCTAGTGCATTAGAGACGCTCTGTGGGCAAGCTTTTGGGGCGAAACAATACCACATGCTAGGAATATATCTTCAAAGATCATGGATAGTCTTAACCATTTGTGCTATCCTTCTCTTACCTCTGTTCTTCTTCACTACACCAATTTTGGTGGCTTTGGgccaagaagaaaatattgctGAAGTTGCAGGAACTATTTCTTTCATGCTAATCCCTGTGTTGTTCGCCTTCATCATATCCTTTACCTGCCAAATGTACCTACAAGCCCAGAGCAGAAACATGATTATCTCCTACTTGGCGGCATGTTCATTTTTGCTTCATCTCTTTCTTTCGTGGCTTTTTAccatgaaattgaattttggaCTCCCTGGAGCATTGGGATCAACAATTCTGGCATACTGGATTCCAAACTTGGGTCAACTTCTGTTTGTTATATGTGGAGGGTGCCCTCAAACATGGACGGGTTTCTCATTTGCCGCTTTCAAGGATCTCTGGCCTGTAGTAAAACTTTCCTTGTCGTCTGGTGCCATGCTATG TCTCGAGCTCTGGTACAACACAGTCTTGGTTCTTTTAACAGGAAACATGAAAAATGCTGAGGTTGCCATTGATGCTCTTGCGATATG CATCAACATCAATGGGCTAGAAATGATGATCTCGCTTGGTTTCTTGGCTGCAGTAGG TGTTAGGGTGTCAAATGAGCTTGGCCGAGGAAGCGCAAATGCTACGAAATTTGCTATTAAGGTGGCAGTTTCCACATCCTTTTTGATTGGATGTGCactctttatcattttcctctTCCTCAGAGGACGCGTAGCATACATTTTCACCGACAATCAAGATGTGATTGACACAGTTGCAGATCTATCACCACTACTCTCTTTCTCTATACTTTTGAACAGTGTGCAGCCAGTGCTCTCCG GAGTTGCTGTCGGGGCTGGATGGCAGAGTATCGTAGCATATGTTAACATCGCTTGCTACTACCTGATTGGGATTCCTATCGGAGTCGTGCTTGGTTATTTAACCCATTTGGAAGTCAAA GGTGTTTGGACCGGAATGTTGATTGGAACTTTTGTTCAAACTGTAGTTCTTATCATCATCACTTTGAAAACGGACTGGGACAAACAG GTGATGAAGGCTCGCGAACGCGTGAACAAGTGGTTCATTCCCGAATCACCGGAACAATCGCCTAACGAACAAGCAGATTTCACAGCTTGA
- the LOC102626004 gene encoding protein DETOXIFICATION 21-like isoform X3, producing MKPMVSTTPATGILLTAEHWKMAKYKSINIERKAFFLEVRMVGEIKEKLLGNTEENDVDGQVKFRQKLWVESKKLWIVAAPAIFTRFSSFGLNVVSQAFIGHIGATQLAAYSLVFTVLLRFANGILLGMASALETLCGQAFGAKQYHMLGIYLQRSWIVLTICAILLLPLFFFTTPILVALGQEENIAEVAGTISFMLIPVLFAFIISFTCQMYLQAQSRNMIISYLAACSFLLHLFLSWLFTMKLNFGLPGALGSTILAYWIPNLGQLLFVICGGCPQTWTGFSFAAFKDLWPVVKLSLSSGAMLCLELWYNTVLVLLTGNMKNAEVAIDALAICININGLEMMISLGFLAAVGVRVSNELGRGSANATKFAIKVAVSTSFLIGCALFIIFLFLRGRVAYIFTDNQDVIDTVADLSPLLSFSILLNSVQPVLSGVAVGAGWQSIVAYVNIACYYLIGIPIGVVLGYLTHLEVKGVWTGMLIGTFVQTVVLIIITLKTDWDKQVMKARERVNKWFIPESPEQSPNEQADVAA from the exons ATGAAACCAATGGTTTCAACTACCCCTGCAACTGGGATCCTGCTGACTGCTGAGCATTGGAAAATGGCAAAATACAAAAGCATTAACAT TGAAAGAAAAGCTTTTTTTCTGGAGGTGAGAATGGTGGGAGAGATCAAAGAGAAGCTATTAGGAAACACGGAGGAAAATGATGTTGATGGGCAAGTGAAATTCAGGCAAAAGCTGTGGGTGGAATCCAAAAAGTTATGGATTGTAGCAGCTCCCGCTATTTTCacaagattttcttcatttgGGCTCAACGTAGTTAGTCAGGCATTTATTGGGCACATTGGCGCGACCCAACTAGCTGCCTACTCACTTGTGTTTACTGTTCTCTTGAGGTTTGCAAATGGCATCCTG TTGGGCATGGCTAGTGCATTAGAGACGCTCTGTGGGCAAGCTTTTGGGGCGAAACAATACCACATGCTAGGAATATATCTTCAAAGATCATGGATAGTCTTAACCATTTGTGCTATCCTTCTCTTACCTCTGTTCTTCTTCACTACACCAATTTTGGTGGCTTTGGgccaagaagaaaatattgctGAAGTTGCAGGAACTATTTCTTTCATGCTAATCCCTGTGTTGTTCGCCTTCATCATATCCTTTACCTGCCAAATGTACCTACAAGCCCAGAGCAGAAACATGATTATCTCCTACTTGGCGGCATGTTCATTTTTGCTTCATCTCTTTCTTTCGTGGCTTTTTAccatgaaattgaattttggaCTCCCTGGAGCATTGGGATCAACAATTCTGGCATACTGGATTCCAAACTTGGGTCAACTTCTGTTTGTTATATGTGGAGGGTGCCCTCAAACATGGACGGGTTTCTCATTTGCCGCTTTCAAGGATCTCTGGCCTGTAGTAAAACTTTCCTTGTCGTCTGGTGCCATGCTATG TCTCGAGCTCTGGTACAACACAGTCTTGGTTCTTTTAACAGGAAACATGAAAAATGCTGAGGTTGCCATTGATGCTCTTGCGATATG CATCAACATCAATGGGCTAGAAATGATGATCTCGCTTGGTTTCTTGGCTGCAGTAGG TGTTAGGGTGTCAAATGAGCTTGGCCGAGGAAGCGCAAATGCTACGAAATTTGCTATTAAGGTGGCAGTTTCCACATCCTTTTTGATTGGATGTGCactctttatcattttcctctTCCTCAGAGGACGCGTAGCATACATTTTCACCGACAATCAAGATGTGATTGACACAGTTGCAGATCTATCACCACTACTCTCTTTCTCTATACTTTTGAACAGTGTGCAGCCAGTGCTCTCCG GAGTTGCTGTCGGGGCTGGATGGCAGAGTATCGTAGCATATGTTAACATCGCTTGCTACTACCTGATTGGGATTCCTATCGGAGTCGTGCTTGGTTATTTAACCCATTTGGAAGTCAAA GGTGTTTGGACCGGAATGTTGATTGGAACTTTTGTTCAAACTGTAGTTCTTATCATCATCACTTTGAAAACGGACTGGGACAAACAG